From a single Streptomyces sp. 1331.2 genomic region:
- a CDS encoding S9 family peptidase: MTSHTPADTFPRQYARTLRYTVGAPRSFSVAPDGSRVVFLRSRSGSDRANLLWSLDTATGEERIAADPAALLGGGEEDLSPAEKARRERSREGSAGIVGYSLDAAGARAAFALSGRLFTADLVTGSTAELPAQGPLLDPRMSPDGGYVAYANTAGELRLTRTDGSGDKVLAEPDGPNVTWGQAEFIAQEEMDRARGFWWSPAGDRLLVERADDSPVGRWWIADPANPDREPAEIAYPAAGTANAEVGLWVLDLDGGRTEVVWDRTAFPYLGRVHWSEGGVPLLQVQSRDQRSQRILGLDVATGATEVLHEEKDGTWLELFPGVPAWTPDGKLVRISDEGGVRALVVGDRAVTGTDLHLRSVVAVTADEVFFTASGGETETDPEPGWIAVGRISHDGKRLGWESSNGRPFTSVTSAVHGGGITVRATAEPDLPGALVQVARDLPEGVVVDDVATIASYAETPVITARPVFRFAGERRIPTAVFLPTGYDRERDGLLPVLMDPYGGPHGQRVVQAHNPHLNSQWFADQGFAVVVADGRGTPGRGPAWEKSIAFDFAGATLDDQADALQALAEEFPLDLGRVAIRGWSYGGYLAALAVLRRPDVFHAAVAGAPVTDWALYDTHYTERYLGDPAERPEVYAANSLGGYAAGLERPLMIIHGLADDNVLAAHTLRLSSALLAAGRPHTVLPLSGVTHITPQEEVAENLLLVQVDFVKRSLGL, translated from the coding sequence ATGACCTCCCACACCCCTGCGGACACCTTCCCCCGGCAGTACGCGCGGACCCTGCGCTACACCGTCGGCGCCCCCCGTTCGTTCTCCGTCGCACCGGACGGCTCGCGGGTCGTCTTCCTCCGCTCGCGCTCGGGCAGCGACCGGGCCAACCTGCTCTGGAGCCTGGACACCGCCACCGGCGAGGAGCGGATCGCCGCCGACCCGGCCGCGCTGCTCGGCGGCGGCGAGGAGGACCTGTCGCCGGCCGAGAAGGCCCGCCGCGAGCGCAGCCGCGAGGGCTCGGCCGGCATCGTCGGCTACTCCCTGGACGCGGCCGGCGCGCGGGCCGCCTTCGCGCTGTCCGGCCGGCTGTTCACGGCCGACCTGGTCACCGGCTCCACCGCCGAACTGCCCGCCCAGGGGCCGCTGTTGGACCCGCGGATGTCGCCGGACGGCGGGTACGTCGCCTACGCCAACACCGCCGGAGAGCTGCGGCTGACCCGGACCGACGGCAGTGGCGACAAGGTGCTCGCCGAGCCGGACGGCCCGAACGTCACCTGGGGGCAGGCCGAGTTCATCGCCCAGGAGGAGATGGACCGCGCCCGCGGCTTCTGGTGGTCCCCGGCGGGCGACCGGCTGCTGGTCGAGCGGGCCGACGACAGCCCGGTGGGCCGCTGGTGGATCGCCGACCCGGCCAACCCGGACCGCGAGCCCGCCGAGATCGCCTACCCGGCGGCCGGCACCGCCAACGCCGAGGTCGGGCTGTGGGTGCTCGACCTGGACGGCGGGCGCACCGAGGTGGTCTGGGACCGTACGGCCTTCCCGTACCTCGGCCGGGTGCACTGGTCGGAGGGCGGCGTGCCGCTGCTGCAGGTGCAGTCCCGCGACCAGCGCAGCCAGCGGATCCTCGGTCTGGACGTGGCCACCGGCGCCACCGAGGTGCTGCACGAGGAGAAGGACGGCACCTGGCTGGAGCTGTTCCCGGGCGTCCCGGCGTGGACCCCGGACGGCAAGCTGGTGCGGATCTCCGACGAGGGCGGGGTGCGCGCGCTGGTGGTCGGCGACCGGGCCGTCACCGGGACCGACCTGCACCTGCGGTCGGTCGTCGCGGTCACCGCGGACGAGGTGTTCTTCACCGCCTCCGGAGGTGAGACCGAGACCGACCCGGAGCCCGGCTGGATCGCCGTCGGCCGGATCAGCCACGACGGCAAGCGGCTCGGCTGGGAGTCCTCCAACGGGCGGCCGTTCACCTCCGTCACCAGCGCGGTGCACGGCGGCGGGATCACCGTGCGCGCCACCGCCGAGCCCGACCTGCCCGGCGCCCTCGTCCAGGTCGCCCGGGACCTGCCGGAGGGCGTGGTCGTCGACGACGTCGCCACCATCGCCTCGTACGCCGAGACCCCGGTCATCACCGCCCGCCCGGTCTTCCGCTTCGCCGGCGAGCGCCGCATCCCGACCGCCGTCTTCCTGCCCACCGGCTACGACCGCGAGCGCGACGGCCTGCTGCCCGTCCTGATGGACCCGTACGGCGGCCCGCACGGCCAGCGCGTCGTCCAGGCGCACAACCCGCACCTCAACTCGCAGTGGTTCGCCGACCAGGGCTTCGCGGTGGTCGTCGCCGACGGGCGCGGCACCCCCGGGCGCGGGCCGGCCTGGGAGAAGTCGATCGCCTTCGACTTCGCCGGGGCCACCCTGGACGACCAGGCGGACGCGCTGCAGGCGCTCGCCGAGGAGTTCCCGCTGGACCTCGGCCGGGTGGCGATCCGCGGCTGGTCGTACGGCGGCTACCTCGCCGCGCTGGCCGTGCTGCGCCGCCCGGACGTCTTCCACGCGGCCGTCGCCGGCGCGCCGGTGACCGACTGGGCCCTGTACGACACCCACTACACCGAGCGCTACCTGGGCGACCCGGCCGAGCGGCCCGAGGTGTACGCCGCCAACTCGCTGGGCGGGTACGCGGCCGGGCTGGAGCGCCCGCTGATGATCATCCACGGGCTGGCCGACGACAACGTGCTGGCCGCGCACACCCTGCGGCTCTCCTCGGCGCTGCTCGCCGCCGGGCGCCCGCACACCGTGCTGCCGCTGTCCGGCGTCACCCACATCACGCCGCAGGAGGAGGTCGCGGAGAACCTGCTGCTGGTCCAGGTCGACTTCGTGAAGCGCTCGCTGGGACTGTGA
- a CDS encoding DUF2304 family protein, with amino-acid sequence MAMNVSAVVLMLVIVVVLIRRSGLKLAHAIVCALLGFYLASSSIAPSISQVTSNLAGMINGLKL; translated from the coding sequence ATGGCCATGAACGTCTCCGCAGTCGTGCTGATGCTGGTCATCGTGGTGGTGCTGATCCGCCGCTCCGGCCTGAAGCTGGCGCACGCGATCGTCTGCGCACTGCTCGGCTTCTACCTGGCCTCCAGCTCGATCGCCCCGTCGATCAGCCAGGTCACCAGCAACCTCGCCGGAATGATCAATGGCCTGAAGCTCTGA
- the mshB gene encoding N-acetyl-1-D-myo-inositol-2-amino-2-deoxy-alpha-D-glucopyranoside deacetylase: MTATTGRRLLLVHAHPDDESIGNGATMARYAAEGARVTLVTCTLGEGGEVIPPELAHLTADRDDTLGAYRIGELTEAMHALGVTDVRFLGGPGRYRDSGMMGVPENDAPGCFWQADVDEAAGHLVAVIREVRPQVLVTYDENGGYGHPDHIQAHRVAMRAYDLAADPAHRPEAGPAWRIAKVYWNRMPRSVIEAGLAETAAAARFPGVAQPSDVPGVVADEVVTTVLDGAAYAGAKAAAMAAHATQITVDGAFFALSNDLGQPLLATEYYQLVRGQAGPGEPEDDLFAGLDPTAPVEAELDDATASAGEGVR; encoded by the coding sequence ATGACCGCGACTACCGGCCGCCGACTCCTCCTCGTGCACGCGCACCCCGACGACGAGTCGATCGGCAACGGCGCCACCATGGCCCGGTACGCCGCCGAGGGCGCCCGGGTCACGCTGGTGACCTGCACCCTCGGCGAGGGCGGCGAGGTGATCCCCCCGGAGCTGGCCCACCTGACGGCCGATCGGGACGACACCCTCGGCGCGTACCGCATCGGCGAGCTGACCGAGGCGATGCACGCCCTCGGCGTCACCGACGTCCGCTTCCTCGGCGGCCCCGGGCGCTACCGCGACTCCGGGATGATGGGCGTGCCCGAGAACGACGCGCCCGGCTGCTTCTGGCAGGCGGACGTGGACGAGGCGGCCGGCCACCTGGTCGCGGTGATCCGCGAGGTGCGGCCGCAGGTGCTGGTCACGTACGACGAGAACGGCGGCTACGGGCACCCGGACCACATCCAGGCCCACCGGGTCGCGATGCGCGCGTACGACCTGGCCGCCGATCCGGCGCACCGCCCGGAGGCGGGCCCGGCCTGGCGGATCGCCAAGGTGTACTGGAACCGGATGCCCCGCTCGGTGATCGAGGCCGGGCTCGCCGAGACCGCCGCCGCGGCCCGCTTCCCGGGCGTCGCGCAGCCGTCCGACGTCCCCGGCGTGGTCGCCGACGAGGTGGTCACCACGGTGCTGGACGGCGCCGCGTACGCCGGGGCCAAGGCCGCCGCGATGGCCGCGCACGCCACCCAGATCACCGTGGACGGCGCCTTCTTCGCGCTCTCCAACGACCTCGGCCAGCCGCTGCTCGCCACCGAGTACTACCAGTTGGTGCGCGGCCAGGCCGGGCCGGGCGAGCCGGAGGACGACCTGTTCGCGGGCCTCGACCCCACCGCCCCCGTCGAGGCGGAACTCGACGACGCCACCGCGAGCGCCGGGGAGGGCGTCCGATGA
- a CDS encoding DUF6113 family protein, with protein sequence MSKPAAPPPRRSIPAAVLGTREERLAEPQPPRAARIAAYVLFCLLGFAVSVCGSFVQALWPPVGVLLALAATAATFYAGLRVTGTRLGAAAPVAGWFVAMLLMIVPRPEGDNVLWSNATSLAWLFAGSVLGVICATLPTRTSWFPGVPGPPR encoded by the coding sequence ATGAGCAAGCCCGCCGCCCCGCCGCCGCGCCGCTCGATCCCGGCGGCCGTCCTCGGCACCCGCGAGGAGCGGCTGGCCGAGCCCCAACCCCCGCGCGCCGCCCGGATCGCGGCCTATGTCCTGTTCTGCCTGCTGGGTTTCGCGGTGTCGGTCTGCGGATCCTTTGTGCAGGCCCTGTGGCCGCCCGTGGGAGTCCTGCTGGCGCTCGCCGCGACCGCCGCCACCTTCTACGCCGGGCTGCGGGTCACCGGCACCCGGCTCGGCGCGGCCGCCCCGGTGGCCGGCTGGTTCGTGGCGATGCTGCTGATGATCGTGCCCCGACCCGAGGGCGACAACGTGCTGTGGTCCAACGCGACCTCGCTGGCCTGGCTGTTCGCCGGCTCGGTCCTCGGCGTGATCTGCGCCACCCTGCCCACCCGCACCAGCTGGTTCCCCGGGGTACCCGGCCCTCCGCGCTGA